Part of the Oxyura jamaicensis isolate SHBP4307 breed ruddy duck chromosome 28, BPBGC_Ojam_1.0, whole genome shotgun sequence genome, tgaaaaaaacagcagcgTAACCGTGGGTTTCCACCAACCGCGCCCTTCTCTGGCTTTCGACCATTCCCCTCTCCGCACAAAATCCTTCCTGTTGAAGGTTTCCTGTTGAAGCACGGGGAAGGCTGCCCGATTTCACAAGAACAGCCAGCCAGCTGCGAGACCAGGACAGCACAAAACCCGGGGCAGAAGCGTCAGGCTCTGGAAGGTGAGGCCGTGCCGGGTGGGACCGGAGGACAGCTCAGGACTGCTGCGGGCTCTGGACCCTCAACAGCCTGGGCCTGCTCCCTGCAGCGCGGCCCCTTTACCAGCCAAAGTCAGCGATCCCCAGCAGGCACCTTTCAGATCCTCTGTCGGGTTTAAAGCTACAGAGGGCTCCTACCGCTACCTCCACACTCTGCTGATTCCCAGGGATCAGCTGGTTCGCTGTCCCACCAACGCTGTAACGTCTCAGAAGAGTTTTGAACAGGTCTCTGCTGGAGCCTCTTACACGCAACCAGACAGAAAATCCTTGCTTATCACACCAGGAGAAACAAAGCCCCAGAGCATCACCCAAGGCCGCAGAAGGGCATCGTTATTAAAATAAAGCGGCTTGCTTTGCGAGTACGCGTCCAGCCCAAAGTTCAGGCAGTTTGTCACCCATCGGAGAGGCCCTTCAGGCTGCAGCACGCCGTTTCCACTTGGAAGATGCTTTTCAACCCACGGAACAGCTGTAAgtcacagcaaaacaaagcGAGCTAATAACACCCCCTCCCTGCAGCGAGGCTGATACACCCAGCACGACGTTACCCAACGCCGACCAAAGTTCACAGCCCAGAGCTCCAAGGAGCAGGGGCACAGGAAGCAGCACGGGAGCGTTTCGTGCGCTCACTACAACCCGTCAAGGCGCTCGCTCTCGGCTGAACGAGCTGTCCCTGCTACCCATCGTTCCTGACCTATTTGCTGCGAACAAACAGACTGGTAAACATCACCACAGCTGCAGGGGAGCTGCGCAGGAAGACGCTAGGGAAGGTAGATCACAAACAGCTCCCTCGGCGCAGGAAGAACGGCGGCGAGGCCACCAAACCAGGAGCAGCGTCAGGAATTCCCCTCTCACAGCCTCCCGCCGCTGCTCCCTGCGCGGAGCCGAGGGCAGGCTGACAGCCAGGCTGACTTCTGACCCcgagggggcaggcagggctctcTGCAGGGGCCctgtgaatgtttttatttcctcaggtGTGCTCTGACGGAACTGCTACCAGCTGGACCGCTCGCTCCACCTGCCAGCCTGGCCACTGGCACCGGCTCCGCTCTCCCTGCCCGCCTGAATGCAGGCACACAACggggggagaaagaagagagaggttAAAAACCTGAACACCTCCTGGGCAGGGACAAAACGCCTACGTGCAGCATGAGACACAGCACCCCTAACGTTTTCTTGTGTTAAGTGGCCAAGTTTTAGAAACCCGCAGAGGCATGCTGTTCTTCCCTGGCTacctctcctcccctctgcccctcaCCCTTAATTTCCAGCAGGTGCTGCTGAGATGAGCCTTGGCAGCCCCGGGGGTATTATCCCAAGGGCTGCTTCCCTCACGGACAGCCCTTCCCAAGGGGAAGGGCTCCACTTCCAGACCCCAGAGGAATTCCGCTTTGGCACCCCATTTAAGTGCAAGGTCTCCAGACCTGCACCCACATCAAGACCGCAGGCAGGCTTCTATCCAGCCTAGCAGAAGTTTGATGCTGTCCAGGAACAACCAAGGGTGTTGGCTACTACAAAGAAACAGTGACCAACTGGGGCTGTGCATGGCTTGCTTCTAGAAGAGACGAGAttcagcaccacagcagcagccacgcACCTTGTGTGTGATCCCCCGGAACCACCAAGAAGCCTTCCACACCCACACCACCGCCTCCGTCCCACCCTCGCCTATCGAGCGATTCCCTCTGCACTTCCAGGGCTCGCAGCAGAGCTCTGAGGGCCAGGGCACCACCGAGCATCGCTACAGCTCCTCGCGCCTCACTCAAACGAGGGGCCGGTGCCAGCTGGGCTCGGACAGGGCAGGCACCTCCGGAGACAGGGCAGAAGCGAGGGTTTGACGTGTTTCTGAGCCGGCCGGGGCAGAAGTGGGGTTGGCAGCGGCGGTGAGGCGGGTCCCCGCCGAGCCCTCACCTTGAGCAGGACGAAGAACTCGAAGACGCGTCGGAAGGCGGGCGGGAAGAGCCGGGCGTAGGTCACTGCCATCTTGAAGAAGAGCGCGTGGAAGAGGCGGTCGCGCACGTTGATCAGCGGGTTCTGGTTGCCGTTGGGGTTCCGCACCCCGCGCCCGTTCCCCCCGGCGGCCCCGCCGTGGGTGGCGGGGTGCTGGTGCGCGGCGTGGGGCTGGTTGTTCTCGGACATCGCGGCccgaggaggggggggggcgcgaGGGGCGCCCCCCGCTgagggcccggccccggcggtCAGCGCCCGCTGCTGCCTCGGCGCGGCCCCGAGCAGGCCCGGCGGGGAAGCGGCTcccgggccggccccgcggCCATGGGCGGCGCCGGTACCGCTCCGGGTACCTCGGCCCCCGCTGACTCCTTCCTCCCCCCGCCGCTCGCCCTCTTCCTCCtccgcgcggccccgccgcccctcagCGCCCCGCCGCCATCTTCCCCCCGCCGGCCCGCGCGCAGGGGCTGCTGGGACGGTGGCGgaccgccgccggccccgccccggTATGGAAATTAGCTGATCCCTCCCGACATGCACCACGCGCGGCCGGCTGAGCTtcggggggggctcagcccccaaaaagacaaaaattaggagaaaaaagcaggCCGAAAAATATAAAGAGGGGTAGCGCTCGGAGAGCGAATTCTTAAGGGGAGGGGTGTgaacaaactaaaaaagaacTCGCCGTGTTCTAAAAGTCTTGGAATTAAGGAGGTTTAAATAGCGCCGTGGGGGCAAGCAGCTCCGTGCTCGCTTCGGCAGCACATATACTAAAATTGGAACGATACAGAGAAGATTAGCATGGCCCCTGCGCAAGGATGACACGCAAATTCGTGAAGCGTTCCATATTTTGGGCcgccggggggctccgggcccGCCCCCAACTCGGTCAACGTTCTTAATGCAGTCACTGGATTCCATTTGTTCAActgatttcatttcttcaaTGTATTCGacttatttaatgtatttatttatttactttaatttatttaatttatttaacttgctattgcacagaaaaaaacagccggggggctggggccagcccagcacccagcccgggggggctcagggccccccagcagccccagaccCCCACAACTGGGGGGGGCCGCAGGCACTGACCCCGCTCAGACCGCGCTCTCCCGGTAGCCATCGTCCTCCAGGAACGCCGTCAGCCCTGTCCCGGGCACCGCAGCCACGTCCTGCCCGGGGGCCGTGTCCCCCTCGGGGTCCCCAGCGCCCTGCTCCCTGGCAAAGCGCACGAAGACCTGCGGGGACGGCAGGgtgaggggctgcagcccccctgggcCCCGCGGCGTCCCCCCGTCCGCCATCACCTGGTCGAGGGTGGTCTGGGACACGGAGTAGTCCTCGATGCGGCAGGGGCCGCGGTGGGCCGCCAGGACGCCGAAGACGCTGGCCAGGGAGCAGGAGCGGGAGGGCAGGCGGTAGTGCAGCGTGCCGCCGTGCCGCTCCTGCAGCACCGCGCCCGGCAGGCAGCGCTGCACCAGGCCCTCCACCGGCCCCAGCGCGGTGCCGGGGCCTCCCACCCGCACCACCACCGTGTAGCCGTCCCCAAACCTGCGGCGGAGACGGGGACAGCGCTGCAGGGACCGTCCTGGCACCACGCTGGGGGcaccccctcagccccccgTACCTGTTCTTGAGGTGCTGGACGCTGCCCAGGCAGCGGAAGCGGCCGTTGACCATGATGGCCATCCTGGTGCACAGCGCCTCGCACTCCTCCATGCTGCCGGCAGGCACCGTGAGGCactggggggagcagagggtgccccctgccccccgccGGGACCCGCCTCGTCTCACCTGTGGGACGTGAGCACCACGGACCTGCCCTCCTTGACCAGGCTGAGGATGCAGTCCCACAGGAACCGCCGGGCGCCTGGGTCCATCCCCGTCGTGGGCTCATCCTGCAACGGCGCCGtcagccccaggcaggggccagatcctgccccaGGGCCCCAGACCCCCCCCATTGCCCGCACTGACCAGGAAGATGACAGGGGGGCAGCCGATGAGGGCGATGGCCGTGGAGAGCTTGCGCTTGTTGCCCCCGCTGTACTTGCCCGCCGGCCGGTCCGCGTgcggctccagccccagcttgGCGATGCCCCACTGAGCCACCTGGGGAGGGCGCGGAGGGGCTGAggatggggccgggggggggcaggggggctggggcaCGGGTCGTACCCTGGGGATCTCCTCCTCCGGCACGCCACGCAGGCGGCTGTAGAACTCCAGGTGCTCCCGCCCCGTGAGCAGGTCGGTGATGGCGTCGAACTGCGGGCAGTAGCCCATGTTCTGGTGGACGGACTGCAGGTCAGTGAGCACGCTGCGGGACGAGGGACAGGGTGAGCTGGTGGCGGGGACAGAGGACAAGCTGCGGGGACAGAGAAGAAGCTGCAGGGACAGCGATAAGGCCGTGCAAGCTGCAGGGTTAGGGATGAGCACGCTGCAGGGATGAGCACGAAGAGGAGCGCAAGCAGGCTGCAGGACGAGAGCACGCGTGAGTGCGCGGTGTGGAGGGGACGAAGGCACGCGCGCTCCCACCTGTGCCCTTTCAGCCAGGCTTCCCCCAGCGTCACCTCCGTGTCCCCTGTCAGCATCTTGAAGGTGGACGTCTTCCCGGCGCCGTTCACCCCCAGGAGGCCGAAGCACTGGGGAGGGCACGgggtcagcagcagccccggcgcTGCCGCAGCCTGCGGTGCCGCCAGCACCCACCTCCCCGGCCGGGATGGCCAGGCACAGCCGGTCCACCGCTGGAGCCCGCCGGCGCCGGTACACCTGTGGGCGAGGGGGTCACCGCACGGCACAGcatcccctgccctggggacacgTCCCACCGTCCCTCCAGCGGGACCGGGGGCTCCGGGAGAGGCTCCAGCCCCGCAGCGAGGGATGGGCAGGGTCCAGCCCCGGCCACGCACCTTGGTCAGGTCCTTCAGCAGCAGGACGTCGCCGTGCCGCGGGGAACTGCCCACCCTCACCCGCTCCTGGGCCACATCCTGGTCCTCGTCCCCCAGCgggggcagctgcagagcccgGGGCCTGGGGGCGACAGCAGTGGGGCACTTCCAGGACCCCCCAGCCACCCCCCGCCGTCCCCCGCCGGCCCTCACCGGAGCCGCAGGAAGAAGCGGTATTGCAGCAGGAgggtgaagaggaagaagatgatgCCCTCAACAGCCATGGCAAACATGTTCTTCCCTGCCAGGTCCCAGCTCAGGGGGGACACGAAGCGCTTGTCCCCTgtgagaggaggggaaaggggctGCAGGACGGGGGGACACCGCAGAGGGCCGCCCACGCTGGCGGGGCGttgggcagggggcagccccagcaccccagacTCACCGAACCTCTCGAAGGCATCGGCCATCGCCTGGTTCTTCACCATGTCGATGAGGCCTCGGCCCAGGCAGAAGTGGGGGAAGACGAGGAAAACCTTCTTCAGGATGCGGTTGATGTCGTTGAGCTtctgtggggcagggaggaagggagtggggggagccagcagcgccagccggccccgggggggacGGGCTGGGTCTGGGGGCTCACTTGGTCCACAAAGAGCTCCAGCACGAAGGTGGCCACGCTGCCGTTGATGCCGATGAAGAGGTTGATGCACGTCAGGGCCACGTAGGCAGTGCTGGGGATACTGAAGAGGAAGGAGGCCGGGTACATCAGGGGGGTGATGGACCAGCTGGAGGGGCAGAGGAAGAGGGGCTGAGGACGGCGGCCCCCCAGGGgcgctccccagcccccagggctccccctgccccgtcccaggGTGGGCTTGGCCCCAGTGCCAGGCTCCGCCGGCCCTTCACCCgtagagcagcagcagcaggaccagggcGGGCAGGTTGGCTGAGGACACGTAGGCCTTCTGCTGGAAGCAGAGGAAGATGAGGACGACCAGCAGCGCAGGGACCAGGTAGTTGCACTGTGGGCACAGAGAACACCGGGAGGGGGGGATGAAGGgggcctgccccccccccgggagctGCACGCCTGCCCCACCTTGCCCCTGTCCCTGTCTCGCACCATGTCCCAGGCGAAGTTGCCCAGCCAGTAGGTGAGGGGCTTCATCCCGCTGACGAACTGCAGGTGCTTGGCCTTGCTGACCCGCTCCTCGATGAGGAAGAGCACGAAGCTGGCCGGCACGAAGGACATGGCGAAGATCACGCAGATGGAGACCAGCACGTCCACCGAGGTGGCCATCCTGCCGCGGAGCAGCGGGCTcagcgggcggcggggcgcccCGCGGGACCCCGGGCCCGGCACTCACAGGGCGGCCTCCGAGAGCTGCTCCTTGGTGAGGTTCAGGGGGTGGTTGGTGGCCGTGATGCCGTAGAGCGCGGGGTCGGCGCCCGCGGGCAGCCGTGCCCGCAGCAGCGCGTTGCTGGCCACGTTGAGGAAGGAGACCACGGCATGCCAGCCCTTGTTGTTGAACCAGACCTGCGGCCCGAGGGCACACGGCCGTGCTCGGAGCCTGGTCTCCATCAGCTTCCCTCCGCCAGCCCGCAGCGCCTGCTCCCGctggctgccagctccagcctggggggGTCCGGCCGGGTGCCACGGGTCccgctgcctcccagccctggggTCCCCTCGGGCTTTGTGGCCGGGGCTCACCTTGATGTTCCTGCGAGCGTCCAAGCCCTCGAAGAAGCGGCTCAGGTTGCCCAGGAGCCGGTCCgcagggctgccctggggcaggaCGAGGGGTGAGGAGCAGGCTCGTGCCAGAGCCCACCCGGGGTGGGCACAGACCCCCGCTGCAGACCCCGGCTGCACCTTGGTGATGTTGAAGAGCGCCCGCAGCTCCTGCACCGCCCTGTCCACCTCCTCTGCCGACGGCAGGAGCTGGGAACTGCCAGCGCCCAGGGAAAAGCCGCCGTACCTGGGCACGCGGGGAGAACCGGGAGCTTCCAAACAACCCCCCGGCGTCCCACGGCCGCCCCCTCCGccctcccagcctctccccagcctcaCCTCTGCTCATTCACCCACTTCTTGTTTTTTAGCCTGGAAGAAACGGGGAGGGGGAAGACACGTGAgcgaggagaggctgcagcaaggtGTCACAGCCCAGCCACGAGCCGGATTGTGGTCCTCCTCCATCCCCGGGTGTCCTCGCTGTCACCAGCCGGGACACCCCGCCGGCAGGGCCAGCCCGGGCTGGGCTTGGTCCCCAGCATCACACCCCGCTTCCCCTGGGGTCACAGCCTGTCCCAAAGCCCTGCCCTCTCTTCCCCACCGCACCCCATGCTTGTCCCCGCAGTGTCCCCGCACACAGGACAGGGCGCTGGGAGCTccgtccccagcacccaccctTGGCGGATGATCTGGGGGTACGTTTTCACCAGGTAGTCGGAGATGTTCCTGCCCGTCAGGTTCAGCAGGATGTCACCCGTGCCCCTCTGCACCTGCCAGGGACACACAGACGGATGCACACAgggcccctctgccccccctcAGAGCACCGCCAGCACCCGCGGGTTACCTGTGGCGGTGGGAGCCCTCCGGCTGCAGGGGGGCACTCGGGCAGCATCCTGCGTGCCCCCGGCCCGCTGCACTGGCACGGGGGGGACGGCTCAGCCTGTGTCCAATTCCCACgctgcagcacttccagcacggccgggggggccgggggctgccagAAGCCGTCGGGGTGGGACGCTGGTGGGCACGGCCCTGTCCTGCTCACCGGGCACcgtggggacggggacccccATCAGGAGCCTGGCATAAGCAAGGACCCCCGAGGCCGAGCCCcgtcccagccccgtgcccccacTCACGCCTCCGCCGCCTCCTTCATGCACTTGGTGCCGAAGCCCGGCTCAGCCAGGAGGGCGCCCAGCAGCTGAGCCGTGTCGGGGTCCCCCGGGGCATCATCGCTGCAAGGGGCAGAGGTGTGAGATGGTGgcctggggagggaaaggggggtGTGGGAATGGGGTTCTCACCTGAAGAAGGTGAACTGCTGCCCGTACATCCAGGGCTCGAGGCGCAGCGGGGGGTACTTCCCGAAGGGCGGCACGATGAGGCTGAAGAGCAGCGCGATGCAGACGAAGACAGCGGGCAGGACGATCTGTGGGGCCGGGAGGGGCTCAGGGCTTGCTCCGCACCCTCCCGCCCCATCGTGGGGCTCCCACTGGCTGTACCTGCGCGAAGAATCCCCGGGTGCTGCGGCGGGCGTGGAGCAGCCTCTTGATGAAGAGGGCGCGGAGCTGCTGGCGGGTGAgcgcccagccctgcagccggCGGCCGCCCTCGGCCGCGCCGCGCAGCAGGTCCGTCTCCTGCGGCTCCTCCGCTGCAAGGGAACGCACGGGTcctgccccggcccccagcagcgaggggcagggggctcagcCCGGGCTCGGGGGGCACAGTTTGCTGGCAGGGCCGTCCCTGTGCATGCAGGGGAGCCCCCAGTCCCCCAGCTCCTACCTCTCCGGGCTCCTTGGGCTCAGCgtgaaggagagaggaaagcagggctAGAGCCACGTTGGCTGTTGCAGGCCCCCTGACCCCCAGACTCCCCCACACGACCTCTCTGACCCCAGAAGGGGCCTGGGTACCTCCTCTGATGCACCCCCCGATCCTCCACCCACCCCTGCCTGCACTGGTGGCCCTAGGGGTGCAGggggggcacccagcagcaggggctgggcagctcGGGGGCCTCCAGGCCCCACGGCCCCAGCTCCCCCCTTTTACCCAGCTCCCCATCGGCCGCTCCGCTGTCCCCCTCCtcgctgctggctgctgctctccctggcGGGGATGTTCTCCTGGTGCCTGCTAAAACGGGGTCAGAGCATCAGGGTGGGACGGGGGCCCCAGCCTCTGGCACCTCCCTGCACCCATGGATGCTCCAGGCAGGCCCCCCCTGCTCCCACGGGTGCAGCACTCACTCCAGCTCCCCCCCAGCTGCACCCCGCTGTCCCGAAGCCCCGTTCCAGCCAGCACCAACGCGCTTTACCTGTCCTGTCACCATCCACCCCCGTGTCCTCGGCCACCTTCAGAAAGATCTGAGAGAGGGCAAGGGGCTGGCACCAACCACAGCAGCaggtgccccctccccagcagtgcagaccctgctgggcagggggagcacCCCAGTGCCGGGGGCACCCCGGCTGGCAGCTCCTGCGGTACCTCCTCCAGCGTGGTGTCCGAGATGCCGTAGCCGGAGATGCCCAGCTCGCCCAGGTGGGCGTCCAGCTCCTGGAAGAGCTCCCCAAAGGCCCCGTCCTTGGCCCCGCTGTAGGGCAGCACAAAGAGCACCTCGTGCCCGATGTCTTCCACCAGCCGGGAGCCGAGGACCAGCTTCTGGATCAGCGCCGAGAGCTGGGGCACATCTGGGGGGGGGTGACAGGGAGGGCTGGGACCCCGGGATAGAGCCAGTGCATGGTGCAAGGTGCTGGCGCTGTGCCCTGCGCCCTGGGGAGGGTCTGTGTAGGGGGGagagcacccaggggtgctcaGCGCACTGCGAGCGCCAGGGCAGGACGGGGACCTACCCACGGTGCTGGCCTCGCTGTCCTGCTCGCTGCCCAGGCCGGTGTCACCGCTGCGCTCCGAgccgctgctgctctgcagggaaaggcaggcGGAGCGTGGAGCGCCGCGCAGCAGGATGCGGCCCAAGCCCAGGTGGGAGGCACCGGGCACCCTCTTAGCTCGGAGGGGCCGCGGGATCCACCTTTTTGGGGGGGCTGGAGGTGTTGCTGCCGGGCTCAGCCCGCTCCCGCTTCACCAGGGTGAGGTAGTAGCCGgtgcccagcctggccttgaggAAGAGCGGGGACCCGCAGCAGCGGAGCCGGCCCCGCGCGATGATGGCGATGCGGTCCCCCAGCAGCTCGGCCTCGTCCATGTAGTGCGTGGAGAGGATAATGGTGCGGCCTGGGGGCGCACAGCCACGCTGCTGACTGTGGGCCCCTCGCCACGAGCATCTCCCCGCATCTCCCCGTTCCGCAGCGCGCTCCCCCTGTGCCTCGCTCCTGCTCCTCCGGGTCTGGGGGCTCACATGCATGAAGGGGAAAGCGGGGTCCCCTGCGGGGTCCCCTGCGGGGTCCCCTGCCCTCACCCTTGCGGTACttgagcagcagctcccagatgCTGCGGCGGGAGTAGGGGTCGACGCCGGCCGTGGGCTCATCCAGGACGACCACCCTGGAGCCGCCCACGAAGGCGATGGCCACCGAGAGCTTCCGCTGCATCCCCCCTGCGGGGTGGCGTCGGGGACGTTGGGGATGGCCGGGGCCGCGGTGCCACTGCCGGGGGGGGACACATGGCCCTGCCCCACGCACCCGAGAGGTTCCTGGTCTGCTCGCGGCGCTTGTGGGGCAGCCCCGTGTCCcgcagcagctgctccatctCCGCCTTCACCTGCTCCTCCGCCAGCCCCTTCAGCCGCCCGTAGAACCAGATGTGCTCCTCCACCGTCAggctgcggggcgggggggtcACCGGGGGGCCCCGCTGTGCCAggcccccccccaggcccctgcCTACATGTCAAAGAGCACGTTGTGCTGCGGGCACATCCCCATGGTTTTGCGGATGCTGTCGATGTCGCAGCGGATGTCCCAGCCCAGGACATAGGCAGTGCCGGAGGtggggggcaggaggccggTCAGGATGGACCTGGAGAGGggtggggggcacaggggggtgACAGACACAGGCCCGGCTTGCCCCATCCCGCACGGGGTGCTCCGAGCCCGTCCTcacggggatggggatgggaaggggCCAGTGCTGGGGCTCGGCTCCCATCCAGGGGGCGGGCGGCACAGGGCTCGTCCCCCGGCTCACATGGTGGTGGTCTTGCCAGCCCCGTTGTGGCCCAGGAAGGAGGTGATCTGGCCCTCATAGAAGTCCAGGCTCAGCCCGTTGACGGCCACGCGGTTGCTGCTGCGGTAAATCTTCACCAGGTTGCGGATGGAGaccccgggctggagctgggcaggcGGCTCCTCCACCAGCACTGGGAGCCACCGGAGGGTCACAGCCCGAGCAGGACCCCTCGTGCTGGGGAAGGACCCCTCGTGGTGGggcccccaccccagccaggctgccctggggtgggcaggggctcACCTTGGGGTGCCGTGAGGGGATCGGTGGGAAACGGGGGGTGCCCGGCCGAGGGCGGCTCTCCAAACCAGTAGCTCTTCAGGAAGGGGAAATTCCAGGGCTTGGGGACCCCGTACTGACCTGACACAGGCAGGGACAGCGGGGCTGAGTGCGGCtggggctgcgaggggctgcgtggggctgcgaggggctgcgaggggccgggggctccgCGCTCACCGGGGAAGACGCCCTCGATGTACCAGGTGGCCAGCCCGTAGAGGCCGGcgtccagcagcagcagccccgtggcCGTGGCAAAGCTGTAGGGGTCTCCTGGCACCGGGCTGACGCCCAGGTTGTGCCACTGGATGCCCATCCCCTGCTCCTCGTACAGCGAGAAGTACTCGCAGCCGAAGCCGAAGGCCACGGGCgacagcaggctctgcaggaacGGCAGCGTGGGTGGAAAGCCCCCAGCCGGGGGCTCCTGAGCCCCCAGACCCCACACCCGGCACGCCCAGGGGACGAGGGGGACGAGGCGGCCGGGGCCGCTCACCACGAGGACGCGGAGCGGGAAGGTGACGTGGTCGCGCCAGGCCACGCACAGCACGTAGGGCAGGTAGAGGGAGAAGTAGATGATGCCGCCGCAGGCCGAGGC contains:
- the ABCA7 gene encoding phospholipid-transporting ATPase ABCA7 isoform X1; its protein translation is MAAGTQLGLLLWKNLVHRRRQQVQLAIELLWPLFLFVILIAVRQSHPPFQQHQCHFPNKALPSAGTLPWLQGIICNVNNPCFQHPTPGEAPGVVGNFNGSILSRLLAEARRVVLHAEGQQLPQHFAQLLPALRGLGALSLAPPARPLRDFLREDETLVRLLHTDASLPPTLVEELLGARLNPRALFSRGAWTPLEVVVCNGSELGAFLEGRDAAGTQRLQRGLCALPGPKLRALGATVLSQLDLPRLLAERLSAEADGAVGALGPFLRGAESLLREVSSMGSVAELRHEVRALRATGTSGAFGALSRIACGHPEGGGLRVPSLNWYEDNDVKAFLDRGGSERGAGALDNGSSPFCRELIRSLEATPLSQLFWRGIKPLFVGKILYTPPGPATDSIMAEVNRTFQELVALRDAAGAWRELGPQIRAFLNSSLELQVLRELLLAPGTAPLLDGILNGTSWTASALARFLAGPAAGPGLSWRQVLDEADQVVGTLSQLLECVRVDKIEAVATEEQLVARALELLEERQFWAAVVFQPPLSASATALPPHVRYKIRMDIDDVTRTNKIKDRSWDPGPAADPFSDLRYVWGGFVYVQDLVEQAVVRAQTGAAPRTGVYVQQMPYPCYVDDVFLRVLNRSLPLFMTLAWIYSVAMIIKGVVHEKEARLKETMKAMGLSSGILWLSWFLSSFIPFLLSSAFLVLILKLGNILPYSDPAVIFLFLGTFSVATICQCFLISTFFLRANLASACGGIIYFSLYLPYVLCVAWRDHVTFPLRVLVSLLSPVAFGFGCEYFSLYEEQGMGIQWHNLGVSPVPGDPYSFATATGLLLLDAGLYGLATWYIEGVFPGQYGVPKPWNFPFLKSYWFGEPPSAGHPPFPTDPLTAPQVLVEEPPAQLQPGVSIRNLVKIYRSSNRVAVNGLSLDFYEGQITSFLGHNGAGKTTTMSILTGLLPPTSGTAYVLGWDIRCDIDSIRKTMGMCPQHNVLFDILTVEEHIWFYGRLKGLAEEQVKAEMEQLLRDTGLPHKRREQTRNLSGGMQRKLSVAIAFVGGSRVVVLDEPTAGVDPYSRRSIWELLLKYRKGRTIILSTHYMDEAELLGDRIAIIARGRLRCCGSPLFLKARLGTGYYLTLVKRERAEPGSNTSSPPKKSSSGSERSGDTGLGSEQDSEASTVDVPQLSALIQKLVLGSRLVEDIGHEVLFVLPYSGAKDGAFGELFQELDAHLGELGISGYGISDTTLEEIFLKVAEDTGVDGDRTGTRRTSPPGRAAASSEEGDSGAADGELAQGARRAEEPQETDLLRGAAEGGRRLQGWALTRQQLRALFIKRLLHARRSTRGFFAQIVLPAVFVCIALLFSLIVPPFGKYPPLRLEPWMYGQQFTFFSDDAPGDPDTAQLLGALLAEPGFGTKCMKEAAEATGPCPPASHPDGFWQPPAPPAVLEVLQRGNWTQAEPSPPCQCSGPGARRMLPECPPAAGGLPPPQVQRGTGDILLNLTGRNISDYLVKTYPQIIRQGLKNKKWVNEQRYGGFSLGAGSSQLLPSAEEVDRAVQELRALFNITKGSPADRLLGNLSRFFEGLDARRNIKVWFNNKGWHAVVSFLNVASNALLRARLPAGADPALYGITATNHPLNLTKEQLSEAALMATSVDVLVSICVIFAMSFVPASFVLFLIEERVSKAKHLQFVSGMKPLTYWLGNFAWDMCNYLVPALLVVLIFLCFQQKAYVSSANLPALVLLLLLYGWSITPLMYPASFLFSIPSTAYVALTCINLFIGINGSVATFVLELFVDQKLNDINRILKKVFLVFPHFCLGRGLIDMVKNQAMADAFERFGDKRFVSPLSWDLAGKNMFAMAVEGIIFFLFTLLLQYRFFLRLRPRALQLPPLGDEDQDVAQERVRVGSSPRHGDVLLLKDLTKVYRRRRAPAVDRLCLAIPAGECFGLLGVNGAGKTSTFKMLTGDTEVTLGEAWLKGHSLSSVPATSSPCPSSRSVLTDLQSVHQNMGYCPQFDAITDLLTGREHLEFYSRLRGVPEEEIPRVAQWGIAKLGLEPHADRPAGKYSGGNKRKLSTAIALIGCPPVIFLDEPTTGMDPGARRFLWDCILSLVKEGRSVVLTSHSMEECEALCTRMAIMVNGRFRCLGSVQHLKNRFGDGYTVVVRVGGPGTALGPVEGLVQRCLPGAVLQERHGGTLHYRLPSRSCSLASVFGVLAAHRGPCRIEDYSVSQTTLDQVFVRFAREQGAGDPEGDTAPGQDVAAVPGTGLTAFLEDDGYRESAV